A stretch of Triticum aestivum cultivar Chinese Spring chromosome 1D, IWGSC CS RefSeq v2.1, whole genome shotgun sequence DNA encodes these proteins:
- the LOC123167239 gene encoding formin-like protein 20 has translation MPIADSSPPPTSPSHVRSTPSPTRDDSCPLGFPTPPPPPGNSSTSPPSCRSAPFPSHRRSRPLHLLPEPLPCREHPARVVHDRYGGPDGEREPPRERGGEPLGEDLRGEQERVRGHGGDPRGVPGPEAVEDVQRREHGADEEPTHGVRGVSSRTSRHPASRFLFRHHGPPPHSLPRPPRGLLSLPAPLPRPVFHLYMNRCCGSHAPPRHPAAIRARRVRDDGVESARSLFPSASSASGPVGPSRALLICVDGVGVAFPCQDRRLLGWILSSPLLSSTSRCRVLLALMSRS, from the exons ATGCCCATAGCAGATAGTTCTCCGCCGCCAACCAGCCCTTCGCACGTCCGATCCACCCCTTCGCCCACGCGGGACGACTCCTGCCCTCTAGGGTTTcctacgccaccgccgccgccggggaACTCCTCGACCAGCCCACCCTCCTGCCGCTCCGCCCCCTTCCCTTCCCATCGCCGCAGTCGCCCCCTCCATCTCCTGCCGGAGCCACTCCCCTGCCGCGAACATCCTGCTCGCGTTGTACATGACCGGTACGGCGGCCCTGACGGGGAGCGAGAACCGCCACGGGAACGCGGTGGTGAGCCCCTCGGTGAAGACCTGCGCGGAGAGCAGGAACGCGTGCGGGGCCATGGCGGCGATCCCCGTGGTGTCCCCGGACCGGAGGCCGTCGAGGATGTACAGCGCCGGGAGCACGGGGCCGACGAGGAACCCACCCACGGTGTGCGAGGGGTCTCTTCCCGTACGTCAAGGCATCCCGCCTCACGTTTCCTCTTTCGGCATCACGGGCCGCCGCCGCACTCCCTCCCCCGGCCGCCCCGCGGGCTTCTATCTCTCCCAGCTCCGCTGCCGCGCCCcgtcttccatctctacatgaatCGCTGCTGTGGAAGCCATGCCCCACCGCGCCACCCGGCGGCCATCCGGGCACGCCGTGTCCGGGATGATGGAGTTGAGTCGGCCAGGTCCCTGTTCCCGTCGGCATCTTCTGCATCGGGACCCGTGGGGCCAAGCCGCGCGCTGCTCATCTGCGTCGATGGCGTCGGCGTGGCCTTCCCCTGCCAAGACCGGCGGCTCCTTGGCTggatcctctcctctcctctcctctcttccacctctcGTTGTCGG GTGCTCCTTGCGTTGATGTCGAGGTCTTAG